From the Cardiocondyla obscurior isolate alpha-2009 linkage group LG08, Cobs3.1, whole genome shotgun sequence genome, the window TTTTGTCGTTGCATCGAAAGCGCATATAAGGGCgagtacaaaatataaatgtgcGCTTTTACCTTTCGATCAGGTAGCCGCCAGTGTATACGACTTTTATACACGTATGCAGAATGTCTCTACACGCACGAATGGCACTTTAAGGAATTATTTCAGTTTAGAATTGagttattttaacaaaatcattattaatcattaattgatcgttgaataatctattttttttaagtatcatttatatatttcaagagaaacaaaaatatagaaattttctctgtagaattatattttagatctttaaaattaaaagactgcatactatattttcttaaaacgatcttttacaaattttacgtacattattatttccaaaaattattaatataattaatgcagAATAAATTCAAGTcaatatttcgaatttattcattttattatatttatttttgcgacAAAGGCAACAATTTCCCTTAATCTTGATCTACTGCAACAACTAAAAatcttttctattcttttttcttttattcactCGCACTTGCTAACGAGCTGCATTTCAAGACTAgactatatatgtatatattataaagtataatctatatatttaatgtagGTATAGATTATATCTCTGCATATGTATAATGCTCGGAACACAGTGTACATTAGCTGCGATTTTTAAGAGCAATTGAATTGAAGTTATgctcattatttatttactatATGAGCGTATCACTTTGCATATCTTGCATTGCTTTCGACTAACAGAGCACAGCGCATTTTGCGAACAAAATATGTTCAGCTCAGTACCGTACAACtacgatataattattatttataacaacaCATGCTTTAAAAACGGTTTACAGGGTATTGAATCttctaatattataaaatttatgtgtTAAACAGTTAAAGAATTATACCCAACACgcctatttaatttattgtacataaattattttaatagtcaTAAATGTGCtaaaattcgtaataaaaagtCTTTATACATGtggatatatatttatacacacATGTGCATTTATCGTCTCTCtctatatagtatatatatttatttatatatacacactAATATAATagtcatatattttttcattgttctatctacaatataaattctatctgaattaattttgttctcgTGTAaatcttttctctttaattgaTACAATTCGCTACAACACGTTATAactcgatttattttaaataggcaataaaaaaggaaaaaaaaaaattaaaaaataagatgtaaaaaattcaggaaactttgaaaaaagaagcaaataaGTATAtgctatatttttataacgaatCATAGCCTCTCCCGCTATTTTCTGTTTCTGCGCGGCGAAACATCGTCTATATAGTAAAGGTtaacattttctaaaagatTATTTGCTATAATACTCACATTATCTTGCACattccctctctctttcgttctctctttttcaccaGCGATTATCGATATGAATATCTCAAGGCTACTTATTATATACTAACTTATTGAAACTTTTCTTCGTTAAACGCAAGATTAATAGCGTGCCCAACGTCCTTCACGATAAAAGCCGGCTTACATAGGCCATCGTCGACCGGCAAGAAGTCTCTGGGGCTGTGTTCAGGTATAAACTTTGAATCTCGTTGATGCACGCCGGTCTCGACTAAAATGCTAATACAGGCCTTGGCGCTGGGGTCTTTCATGTTCTTTCCAAGGAGTTTCTCGAGACTGCGGGTTTTAGTACCTTCTCCAGATTCGTAGCGGGATAAATACTTATCGTATAAGTTAGCGCCGAAAATATCGGTGTTGATATTGTCGCtagaaaaattagatataaattattatataacataattgtaaatttaaatctgcTATAAGCATTAGATAAATGATTATACTTGATACATACCCAATAGCATAAATCGTGTCGATATTGTCAATGCCGATGCTTCTGGCGTGATTAACGAGCATTTGATTAGCATGGTAATATGTAATCTCACTAGGTTTTCCGACTAGAGCAGCATATGTCATATCTTTGCCTGTGACTTTCTTGTATAAGTTTTCAAGACACAGCAAGAAGGCACCGTGGCCACATCGCGGAATCGGTGCCTCCGATGCCCAAAGTAAATCCATATTGCATGCCAACACTGGAATGTGCGGATATGGAACAGCAGTAGGCAATCCTGTCGGCATACCGTTGGTAATTAGAAGATCTACCATTAATTGCAACGACGTTTCCCAATTTACCGGTTCGTTCAAAAGAACGAGTCCCTCGATTTGCGGGAAGCTCGGATCAATTGGCCCGCAAATTGGATTTCTTTTCTTGAT encodes:
- the LOC139105090 gene encoding haloacid dehalogenase-like hydrolase domain-containing 5 — translated: MAIGNVLRRLDVARFTGVRRLSTKPKFGLLFDIDGVIIRGKQVLPPVKESFKRLKGDNGKFRVPTLFVTNSGNSLRSQKAAELSKWIGVEVTESQVVLAHSPLQMFDYLHDKQVLISGQGPITDIARELGFKKTTTIDELVKNFPCLDYINIKKRNPICGPIDPSFPQIEGLVLLNEPVNWETSLQLMVDLLITNGMPTGLPTAVPYPHIPVLACNMDLLWASEAPIPRCGHGAFLLCLENLYKKVTGKDMTYAALVGKPSEITYYHANQMLVNHARSIGIDNIDTIYAIGDNINTDIFGANLYDKYLSRYESGEGTKTRSLEKLLGKNMKDPSAKACISILVETGVHQRDSKFIPEHSPRDFLPVDDGLCKPAFIVKDVGHAINLAFNEEKFQ